In a single window of the Zea mays cultivar B73 chromosome 5, Zm-B73-REFERENCE-NAM-5.0, whole genome shotgun sequence genome:
- the LOC100216759 gene encoding Dof zinc finger protein DOF2.1 — protein MMAGAPPMHICLDSDWLKGIVPEEPGMGSSSPSAELIACPRPMHATAAAADRRLRPQHDQPLKCPRCESTHTKFCYYNNYSLSQPRYFCKTCRRYWTKGGSLRNVPVGGGCRKNKRASAKKPPAPPMQPPHMSETGLHLSFSGVQQLPPADPLCSLGLLDWKYDPILTGSGGVAGSLDGASSETHFAGTGMLGIPGGSGGGECHALSALRYAAGLGENLQVQGLPFGARAEHDAMEMKPAATDRLLSLDWYSETSRAPESAISSLGALGLWSGMLGGAHQHHGSSAAI, from the exons ATGATGGCCGGGGCACCGCCGATGCACATCTGCCTGGACTCGGACTGGCTCAAG GGCATCGTTCCCGAGGAGCCTGGGATGGGATCGTCGTCACCGTCAGCGGAGCTGATCGCGTGCCCTAGGCCAATGCACGCCACGGCTGCCGCGGCGGACCGGCGTCTGCGCCCGCAGCACGACCAGCCACTCAAGTGCCCGCGATGCGAGTCCACGCACACCAAGTTCTGCTACTACAACAACTACAGTCTCTCCCAGCCGCGCTACTTCTGCAAGACGTGCCGCCGCTACTGGACCAAAGGCGGATCGCTCCGCAACGTCCCGGTTGGTGGGGGATGCCGCAAGAACAAGCGCGCCAGCGCCAAGAAACCACCCGCGCCACCGATGCAGCCGCCGCACATGTCGGAGACGGGCCTCCACCTGTCCTTCTCCGGCGTGCAGCAGCTGCCGCCGGCCGATCCGCTTTGCAGCCTCGGCCTTTTGGACTGGAAGTATGACCCGATCCTCACAGGTTCCGGTGGCGTCGCTGGCTCGTTGGATGGCGCCAGCTCCGAGACGCACTTCGCAGGGACGGGCATGCTGGGCATCCCAGGTGGCAGCGGGGGCGGCGAGTGCCACGCGCTGAGCGCGCTCCGGTACGCGGCCGGCCTGGGCGAGAACCTGCAGGTGCAGGGTCTCCCGTTTGGGGCGCGCGCTGAGCACGACGCGATGGAGATGAAGCCTGCGGCGACGGACAGGCTGCTCTCGCTGGACTGGTACAGCGAGACAAGCCGCGCGCCAGAGAGCGCCATCAGCTCGTTGGGCGCGCTGGGCCTGTGGAGCGGCATGCTCGGCGGTGCGCACCAGCACCATGGCTCGTCGGCGGCCATCTAA